The Periplaneta americana isolate PAMFEO1 chromosome 1, P.americana_PAMFEO1_priV1, whole genome shotgun sequence DNA segment CTTACTCAATTTACATATTGTCTATACCTTAATAGAGTCTTTAGTAAGATTGTACAGACACTTAAGGATGTGATAACCGACCATACATTCACCTTCACCagctgaaaattaaaataatgttgcatTATTATTGCTATTCAGAGTACAATaactttatacatcttgattacacaacttttaacactatatcgctTAGGGATACAACATATTATGGTTATTACTTGAACGTGTTaatttgaactaagtttataaatacctagttgacaACCTcccatacagaacacaaaacactcttcaatagcatctcaacacacaaaaatacaACCTAACAGAAGTATACAAACTTACATGCAGCAGCTACTACAAcatctacataggacagacaggcaggtcatttcaaacacgttacaaagaacacatcacagccataccaaatcacacaacacttccacatatgcagaacacatcaaaaacgccaaccacacctatagcaacatagacacagacatggaaattctacatatacaaccaaaaaaccagaaattaaacgcattagaacaatacgaaatatacagatacaaaaaaaaaaaacgcacccacaacaaatcctcaataCGCAACTGATTTTCAGAacgcacactatttgactccacactacacaacacaaacgcaccccACCGGGGATGAAAGCACCGGAAGACGCAGAATCtcagcagttctgaagatggctcccaagccgaaactagtcaactaggtattatAAACTTATTTCAAATTAATACGTGAAAGTGATAACCATATATTGTAGTCataagtaataattttatattattgttttgacaatgtaatattttcattttgattaAGTGTATAACGCCCTCAAAATTTTTAGTCTAGGTTCAGTATTTTGTTCTTCGACAAATTTTATGTAAACTAGATCTTGGGTAGAACACATTACTTTTTTGCTGAACAATATGAAAAAGAAGCGAAAGAAAgttattagaaaataattaaacttgAATAAAAGAAGTAAGGGACGAgttaatccacaattaactaattgtaatttaacttaaatacggaagttaaatcatatttaattcgctttcatttcaccaaactaatacgcatttaaaatcaagtcaattaatttatttcccaattaagtcatcacagccttcggaatcatagtaaaatagtaatttcgAAGGCCATGACTTTTATaatgagttcatttgttatattacaacaataaaaaagtTATCATATAAAGaagtaacctcaaaacatattaagATCATCGAATTAAAAAAGACAGATGGTCaaaatttagaagaaaagaagaaagattggaaataagtagaaagagAGATTtgaatggaagaaaaagaaaaaagaaaaaaaatctgatccTAATGTTTTCGGCAACATTAAAAACAAAACGGGGTGATATCACcttctgtaatatttaaaatatacaatgCGTATGTTTTGGTTAGCTTAATCCGCATTTGCAAATCTTTCTCctccattgtattaaaataatctctttcggaaattatcctctTCCGTCATGGTAAGAAATcgtcattttcaaatatcaagacCATCATCCTCCTCGCTATGATGGAAATTGTCGTCTTTAATgcagaattaattatttaaatgatcaaatattgaccaattaacttaaatgtagtttaataacAGCTCAAAGcccaatttgtgttggtgaaatacattgtccctttaagtgtcaattaaaaaaaaactttaagtaacaattaaagttaaataaacttggtgaaatcggcccttagACAAGAACAAAGGAAATGAAAGAACATGTAGAAGTGTACCAACCCTTAGTTGCCTGACGATACTTAGAAGTACCGTCATTTATTTTGCATTCTGGAAGacctggaagaataataaaccgccagaaattacgtgcaacctgataaataaaatccatcaagGATACTGACAGTGCTGTACTTAGAAATacgacattaaaaaaaataaaataaaataaaaaaataaaaaaaaaataaaaaaaaattctgaaaaaattactgtatgttcagaattcatattctaacaacattcagcaaagaaaacggatttattttaattctttcttaTGTCAGGCAACAAAGGGTTAAAgacatatatttgtaaaatagtaCACACGTGCATATCAAAAAGTTAAAGTCGATAATGAAACTCACATTGTGTGTCCTGCTAGACATCGATGTACTGTATGTAGCAGACGCAACTGAAAcctatatatatttgtattaggAATAAGTattgaggaatattattagactACCTTTTGCTGTGCAAGAAGCAACATCCGCCTTCAGCTTAACAGCATCTACATCCACGTTCGCTTTCTTCAGCTctttttctacaaaatttatcacAGAATCGAGATCCACAACACCGTCATTCATCTGAAAAGATAGTACAAGTTCTATATTGATAACGTTTGCGTTCGGGCGAGCGAGACAAGCTTATTGATTTATTACGttcacacaaataaataaataaataaataaataaataaataaataaataagtaagtaaatatataagtacattagtaaatatataagtaaattagtaaataaataagtaaattagtaaataaataagtaaatatggaaataaataaataaatgaataaataaataagtaaatatggaaataaataaatgaacaataaataaataaataaataaataaataaataaataactgagtaagtaagtaaggaaggaagtaagtaaataagtaaatgaataagtaagtaaataagtaaataaataaataagtaaatatataagtaaataagtaagtaaatgagtatataaataaataagtaaatatataagtaaataaataagtaaataagtaaataagtaagtaaataagtaaataaataagtaaatatggaaataaataaatgaacgaataaataaataagtaaatatggaaataaataaatgaacgaataaataaataaataaataactgagtaagtaagtaaggaagtaagtaaataagtaaataaataagtaagtaaataagtaaatatataagtaaataagtaaataaataattatataaataaataagtaaataagtaaatatataagtaaataagtaaataaataagtaaatatggaaataaatgaacgaataaataaataaataaataaataactgagtaagtaagtaagtaaggaaggaagtaagtaaataagtaaataaataactaagtaagtaaataaataaataagtaattatattagtaaataagtaaataaataagtaagtaaataagtaaataaataagtaagtaaataagtaaatatataagtaaataagtaagtaaataagtaaataaataaataaataagtaaatatggaaataaataaatgaacgaataaataaataattaaatatggaaataaatgaatgaataaataaataagtaaatatggaaataagtaaatgaacgaataaataaataagtaaacatggaaataaataaatgaacgaataaataaataattaaatatggaaataaataaatgaacgaataaataaataagtatatatggaaatacatgagtgaatgaataaataaataaataagtaaatatggaaataaataaatgaacgaataaataaataataagtatgggaataaataaatagatgagtgaatgaagaaatagcaaacaaataaataaataaacaaataaatcggTAGGTCAGTCAGTCATAATTATgcattcatttcttcttctttgttggtcagtcacctgtccgaagacaggtctaaacctcacaagtaataccaagaaggcaccacttatgaggcagctaggccaggagatagtgggatAGGATATCCAGTTCctgtccccctccattgcatacatcgccgactagctacatacagtattacactagtcagacttcagatgcatacaaacagtatTGTTCTTCTTCCGACAtagtcaagtgaggtgtactgcctgataatagatgtacatatcagccagaacctcaatcagaggattatttcttcttattaattactcattaatttcttcacagagtattgctttctttctttgctcATTTCAGCAATATTACACTGAAGTTATCTTGTGTCTGTAAAATTCGTGATAGGGAAATGAGACTTTAGGTTTGGTATGGGATTACGTGACGTTCGCCTTCCTCTAGATATGAGGAATGATTGTTCAAAGTTTTGACacattttagttacaccctgtataacttagAGGTTCTAGTGTAAAGTTCTAATTGTTTAAGTATTAAATAACTATAAAGAAAAACTGTTATTTCAGTGTGAATTAAACCATTCAGTACTTTCCAGTTTGCAGCCATTGTTCGTCCTTCTTACGTAAGAGCGTGACTAGCTTCGTGACACTGCAataattgtgacattgttcgacATTCGGAAATCACAGCGAAACCTTGAATGATGCTTCATTTCCGGTGCGTTTTATACTTACATAACCGAATTCAACCATCAGGCATTGAACGTAGCACTGAAAACAAAAAGAGGATGATGTCAAGCTAACATGTTTTTGAAAGAAGAAATTACCAACAAAAAGCTGATTCATAAGTGCATGAAATCGATGTATAGTacggatcacgtaagagtagttcctaaaagactagacaagagtcagtttgattccaatagtcacttttaacggaagattttagtggtttagagggcgATCTGTAGTcaaatcatgacagttgtatgtagagttatatttgaagaatgcatggacatacagacgtggacaaatttttagcaaaattgaacatttttattatatatttttacaaaatatgattcttcaatttagactacagttgacattttcgtgtatttccaaattattagcaaaattgaagatttgtgttgcatattttcaaaatttaactcctcaatttggactacatttgatattttggtatatttaaaattattagcaaaattgaaggtttttattatatttttacaaaattcgattcttcaatttggactacagctgatattttggatatttccaaattattagcaaaactgaagatttttgttttatatttttacaaaatttgactcttcagtgcagttgacatttttgctaatttacgaattattagcaaaattgaagatttttattatatatttttacaaaacttgactcctcaatttaaactacagttgacattttttgcatatttctctctactgtactgatgtaaatatccaaaattgtcaactgtagtctaaattgaaaagtcaaattttgtaaacaaaatatcataaaaatcgtcaattttgttaataatttgtccacgtctgtagaagctcattttcgttatcaggtggacaagaaaCGCTTTAAAAATTAGCTTCTCAAGTAATTTgcgactggcaagagacattaaatttcattcattaattaaaatgGCTCTCGAAATTTTCCTACGGAAACGCTAGTAATGATACACTTGAAAATaggtgtcttaattttttttttcatttccttacTATGTGATTTAGGGGAGagatgggtagtatcggacatcgggtaatatcggaaagtacgtttctttcatctaccaccaggtgATAATACCTGAATgccatggttacgtttctatgatgtcgcatacagaaacttaaccatgtcattcaggtattacgaTCTGGTGataatgaaagaaacgcactgtccgatattacccgatgtccgatactacccaactctcccctacaagtGGAAGTGAAATGAAGGCATGTTTCAATTTAGCGCGCAcatgacaattaaaataattgccaaattagaaatattttaaaaacattttaaatgtttagaatCTCTAATAATAAATCTCAGATTTTTTAAAGCAttgtttgttattttaaatatatcattaAGAAATGTCAAATATGGTTAATATTTTACTAGATCTGTTCCACAATACATCAGTTCGTTCTAACCGTTCATAGGTGCATTACTTATttcaaaaagttttattttaatatgtacagACAATTTGTACGAATGTTTTCAATTTGTAATTGTTTGGCATTATTTGTTTGATCATCTTTTTCGGACCCCCGAAAAAAACAACTATGGAAGAAACAAGTAAA contains these protein-coding regions:
- the LOC138708637 gene encoding uncharacterized protein; translated protein: MTFQCNFWFGIVCILLYVNKAVSTETEEEKRCKEKYKVDDDIFVKDGPIDHPHDAYDVTLKDESNADHRCYVQCLMVEFGYMNDGVVDLDSVINFVEKELKKANVDVDAVKLKADVASCTAKAGEGECMVGYHILKCLYNLTKDSIKV